Proteins encoded together in one Haloarcula rubripromontorii window:
- a CDS encoding AAA family ATPase: MEFHAIEVSGYRSLASDVELRFESNITTLVGPNESGKSNLISTIEKVKPRPRYNDSDYSYISEDSLDIVVEIHNIKSEIVLEDLPIYNRRLDRNEVPDKFNIKIDLAGEAPTVVSSDEPSFLETIESSRITEIQEVARRFSEEVGEEANHDVSLAIRRLTGDIVSDAHNPNMGPGFQDTGSLELRKMARTLSERAKRENVYSENEEFLSYIEDLSQTLAQHILQAIPSVQKYDGPKPIPDEQSISELEEGDFYYELLRYAELKPSEFNELNPIKRRKIRELASKELTELFNEFWRQEDMAVLNRHTAVEFTVSRLA; encoded by the coding sequence ATGGAATTTCATGCAATCGAAGTATCGGGATACCGATCTCTTGCTTCGGATGTGGAGCTTAGGTTCGAGTCTAATATTACTACATTAGTCGGTCCCAATGAAAGTGGCAAATCCAATCTTATCAGTACAATTGAAAAAGTCAAGCCACGACCAAGGTATAACGATTCAGATTATAGCTACATATCTGAGGATTCTCTGGATATAGTTGTGGAAATCCATAATATTAAATCAGAAATTGTTCTGGAAGACTTACCAATTTATAACCGTAGATTAGATAGAAATGAAGTACCGGATAAATTTAATATCAAAATCGATTTAGCTGGTGAGGCACCCACCGTTGTTAGCTCAGATGAGCCAAGTTTCTTAGAAACTATAGAATCTTCGAGGATCACTGAAATACAGGAAGTGGCAAGACGTTTTTCTGAAGAAGTGGGGGAAGAAGCCAATCATGACGTATCTCTTGCGATAAGAAGATTGACTGGCGATATCGTTTCGGATGCTCACAATCCAAATATGGGACCTGGCTTCCAAGACACAGGCAGTCTGGAGCTAAGAAAAATGGCCCGTACCCTTTCTGAAAGAGCAAAAAGGGAGAATGTTTATTCAGAAAATGAGGAATTTCTCTCGTATATTGAGGATTTATCCCAGACGCTCGCACAACACATCCTGCAGGCTATACCAAGTGTTCAGAAATATGATGGTCCGAAACCCATCCCAGATGAACAAAGCATCTCTGAACTCGAAGAGGGCGATTTTTATTACGAACTACTCCGGTATGCAGAACTTAAGCCAAGCGAATTCAATGAACTAAATCCGATTAAACGGAGAAAAATCAGGGAGTTAGCCTCAAAAGAATTGACAGAGTTATTCAACGAATTTTGGCGACAGGAAGACATGGCTGTGTTGAATCGCCATACAGCAGTGGAATTCACTGTTTCACGGCTCGCTTGA
- a CDS encoding sulfatase encodes MGAVAMKNIVFITVDSLRADYVTGPKAPDSLETLPQLIEEWLTCSTAYANAPYTKQSFLSILSGSYPWTFESAETGFDPDRVHIAERLSEEGYATGGFHSNTYLSPTYNYDRGFDYYLGRDSGGDGDTESELTSLFNTAVERAVATEQLSDLVLWTYQNAGKRLGIQLGSNLYKPAEELNQHIVNWTQQQSEPVFVWAHYMDVHNPYYPHEGTVSEGISRRRAVKLFHKVNQQRSEAAESDINALERLYRGEIEYFDRQLGNLLERLDETIGLEETLLVFTSDHGEAFNEKGLVFHPGSALYEENVHVPMLIDGPEISGGEIETPVSHVDLVPTILKRAGIEAPESVDGRDIAGPGFDATSDRIVFTESYDHDDGGLMGTDGEYKLIRDLETGKEIFCRRHSEPEEITQPDESESVAYDRLAGALDDHMKSVTSAEVMTTDGEISENVRLQLRKLGYKE; translated from the coding sequence GTGGGGGCAGTGGCAATGAAAAATATCGTTTTCATTACGGTGGACTCACTGCGTGCTGACTATGTTACCGGGCCGAAGGCTCCTGACTCGCTCGAAACGCTTCCGCAACTGATCGAAGAGTGGCTCACTTGCTCCACTGCATACGCGAATGCACCGTACACGAAACAGTCGTTTCTCTCGATTCTGAGCGGGAGCTATCCCTGGACGTTCGAATCAGCGGAGACAGGCTTCGATCCGGACCGGGTGCATATTGCGGAGCGGTTGTCCGAAGAAGGATACGCCACGGGTGGCTTTCACTCGAACACGTATCTAAGCCCGACATACAACTACGATAGAGGGTTCGACTATTATCTGGGTCGTGACAGTGGGGGCGATGGGGACACAGAGTCAGAGCTTACGTCTCTGTTCAACACGGCCGTGGAACGGGCTGTCGCTACCGAGCAACTCTCGGATCTCGTTCTTTGGACGTACCAGAACGCCGGTAAGCGGTTGGGGATTCAGCTTGGTAGTAACCTCTACAAACCGGCCGAAGAGTTGAATCAGCATATCGTCAACTGGACCCAACAGCAGTCTGAACCCGTCTTCGTATGGGCACATTACATGGATGTCCATAATCCGTACTATCCTCACGAGGGGACAGTCAGCGAGGGGATCAGCCGGAGGCGTGCGGTAAAACTGTTTCATAAAGTTAACCAGCAACGGTCCGAGGCCGCCGAGAGCGATATAAACGCGCTTGAGCGTCTGTATCGTGGTGAAATAGAGTATTTCGACCGGCAGCTTGGGAACCTGCTAGAGCGACTCGACGAGACGATCGGTCTAGAGGAGACGCTCCTTGTGTTCACGTCGGACCATGGCGAAGCGTTCAACGAGAAGGGACTTGTTTTTCATCCGGGAAGCGCTCTCTATGAAGAGAACGTTCATGTTCCAATGCTGATTGATGGACCTGAGATTAGCGGTGGCGAGATAGAGACTCCGGTTTCACATGTCGATCTTGTCCCGACGATACTGAAAAGAGCCGGTATCGAGGCACCTGAGTCAGTCGACGGGCGAGATATCGCCGGGCCCGGTTTTGATGCTACCAGCGACAGGATCGTATTCACTGAGAGCTACGACCATGACGACGGCGGACTGATGGGTACTGACGGAGAGTATAAGCTCATCAGGGATCTGGAGACGGGCAAGGAGATTTTTTGCAGACGTCACTCCGAACCGGAAGAAATCACCCAACCAGACGAGAGTGAGTCTGTCGCCTACGACAGGCTGGCCGGGGCTTTAGACGACCACATGAAGTCGGTAACAAGCGCCGAGGTTATGACTACTGACGGCGAAATTTCCGAAAACGTTCGACTCCAGCTTCGCAAGCTCGGCTACAAGGAGTGA
- a CDS encoding glycosyltransferase — translation MDESTLSDGAGSTVSTVPEQNNAITMDDSRPLLAFFIPDLSVGGAEQVAITIANGLVTRGYDIDLLLSRASGELRSELSEQVSIVELPPSKTPVVGVAAHLPFLAAYLNRQKPAALFPHLEHPSIVSLAINRFLDADTTVIPTQHSAFGHDVEATPKDQIVRRIVPRLYPASDQIVSVSEGVADSLVDRTPVDRSDISVLHNPVDVEQIRDRARQPVEHEWVENDDRDVVLFVGRHARQKNLDGWVRAFEKVVNRNANARAIIAGKGPCRAQVQATVERLGLSDVVSLPGFVDNPYRYMTKSDVFLLSSRYEGLPTVLIECLAVGCPIVSTDCPSGPREILSDGEHGTLVPIDDTNGLANAVCDTLADPPDPDRLRSRADDFSPKPVFDEYERFLEKHVFTA, via the coding sequence ATGGACGAGTCGACGCTTTCAGATGGGGCCGGTTCTACTGTCTCAACAGTACCTGAGCAGAACAATGCAATCACGATGGACGATAGCCGACCACTGCTGGCATTCTTCATCCCAGACCTTTCCGTCGGCGGTGCGGAGCAGGTCGCAATCACAATCGCGAACGGACTGGTCACCCGAGGATACGACATTGACCTGCTCTTGTCACGGGCAAGCGGTGAGCTCCGCTCGGAGTTATCCGAACAGGTGTCTATCGTCGAACTGCCACCATCGAAGACACCTGTGGTCGGAGTGGCCGCACATCTACCGTTTCTGGCTGCATATTTAAATAGACAAAAACCAGCAGCACTGTTTCCCCATCTTGAACACCCCAGCATTGTCTCACTCGCTATCAATCGGTTCCTCGACGCCGATACTACGGTGATTCCGACGCAACACTCCGCGTTCGGACACGACGTTGAGGCGACACCGAAAGACCAGATTGTCAGACGTATCGTTCCCAGGCTGTACCCCGCGTCGGACCAGATAGTCAGTGTTTCCGAAGGCGTCGCGGATAGCCTCGTTGATAGAACACCAGTCGACCGATCAGATATTTCTGTCCTACACAACCCTGTGGATGTCGAACAGATTCGTGATCGGGCCAGACAGCCAGTCGAACACGAGTGGGTAGAAAACGATGATCGGGATGTTGTCCTGTTCGTTGGGCGACACGCACGGCAAAAGAATCTCGATGGATGGGTCCGTGCGTTCGAGAAAGTAGTCAATAGGAACGCCAATGCTCGTGCAATCATTGCGGGCAAAGGACCGTGCAGAGCGCAAGTTCAGGCAACAGTTGAGCGGTTGGGGTTATCAGACGTGGTGTCTCTTCCCGGATTCGTCGATAACCCGTATCGGTACATGACAAAATCAGATGTGTTTCTCCTCTCGTCCCGGTATGAGGGGTTACCGACGGTTCTGATCGAGTGTCTGGCGGTCGGATGCCCGATCGTGTCGACAGACTGTCCAAGTGGTCCCAGGGAAATCCTCTCCGATGGGGAGCATGGTACACTTGTCCCAATAGACGACACGAACGGATTGGCCAACGCAGTCTGTGACACGCTTGCTGACCCGCCTGATCCTGACCGGTTGCGGTCCCGTGCTGATGACTTCTCGCCGAAACCCGTGTTTGATGAGTACGAGCGGTTCCTCGAAAAGCACGTCTTCACAGCGTAA
- a CDS encoding right-handed parallel beta-helix repeat-containing protein — protein sequence MEETPEAKPDQERTETSGENIRAHGAKPNPDDPSIEAAERNLNALQAAAQAAGAHGSIYVPEGTYYIGRRGAQYEPFNRIGVDGDMPPGISICGAGPEASELAITERLQAGSHPVQTGFRYMDDVDHGTVVVRDIRLNGNYENLPDLRGAGGGSRCIKVGGDGDLHLSNAHIRGWYQEAILGRDVLRTVNRCTFEDNAIADHNYSDGGHVGHHITTHASKGNPLKVTNSRFIDCSGSAIDVRFNAGKISVRNCYVTGTGANFCKLSAASLLDVRRVFHRANTPSLEAKLDDIPGHEFDGRQFIQRIASRADTPPTVRLNDVVTTNMTDYALQCRIDEMTIEGDMIAITKTNIREDDEVIRDRDSGWFSDIDIGRLSVHECNGKVFDLNSSNGTIRTLARNNNQGGLGNTADLTVETDAKGQAPFEPSVPSPSAVGINTASHSVVWR from the coding sequence GTGGAAGAGACGCCGGAGGCAAAACCAGATCAGGAACGGACAGAGACGAGCGGGGAGAATATCAGGGCGCACGGTGCGAAACCGAATCCGGACGATCCGAGTATTGAGGCCGCAGAGCGGAATCTGAATGCCCTCCAAGCTGCTGCTCAGGCGGCTGGTGCCCACGGGTCTATTTACGTCCCAGAGGGAACGTACTACATTGGCCGTAGAGGAGCGCAGTACGAACCTTTCAATCGGATCGGTGTCGACGGGGATATGCCACCCGGCATCTCAATCTGTGGGGCCGGCCCAGAGGCATCGGAACTCGCTATTACCGAGCGACTTCAGGCCGGTTCACACCCGGTTCAGACCGGCTTCCGCTACATGGACGATGTGGACCACGGGACGGTCGTTGTTAGGGATATCCGCCTCAACGGAAACTATGAGAATCTCCCGGATCTCCGCGGTGCTGGTGGCGGATCAAGATGTATCAAAGTCGGTGGCGACGGTGATCTCCACCTATCGAACGCTCATATCCGCGGCTGGTACCAAGAGGCTATCCTTGGACGGGATGTGCTACGGACCGTCAACCGATGTACGTTTGAGGACAATGCTATCGCCGATCACAATTATTCGGATGGCGGACACGTCGGCCATCACATCACTACCCACGCGAGCAAAGGCAATCCCCTCAAAGTGACGAACTCTCGATTCATCGATTGTTCTGGAAGCGCAATAGATGTCCGGTTTAACGCCGGCAAGATATCTGTCAGAAACTGCTATGTGACTGGTACTGGTGCGAATTTTTGTAAATTGAGTGCCGCATCCCTGTTGGATGTCCGTCGTGTCTTCCACCGCGCGAACACACCCTCGCTCGAAGCGAAGCTTGATGACATCCCCGGACACGAGTTTGATGGCCGACAGTTCATCCAGCGTATCGCTTCCCGAGCGGACACTCCACCGACAGTACGTCTTAATGACGTTGTTACGACAAATATGACAGACTACGCGCTCCAGTGTCGGATTGACGAGATGACCATCGAGGGAGATATGATAGCAATCACAAAAACGAACATACGAGAGGACGATGAGGTTATCAGAGACCGGGACTCGGGATGGTTCTCGGATATCGATATCGGCCGACTCTCAGTCCATGAGTGTAATGGCAAGGTGTTCGATCTGAACTCATCAAATGGCACTATCCGGACCTTGGCACGGAACAATAATCAGGGTGGGCTGGGCAACACAGCTGACCTCACGGTCGAAACGGATGCAAAGGGGCAAGCACCGTTCGAGCCATCAGTGCCGTCGCCATCGGCTGTCGGAATCAACACTGCGTCACACTCAGTTGTGTGGAGGTAA
- a CDS encoding glycosyltransferase family 4 protein yields the protein MYDAVVSAMNHPDPFNPYMGLFNFRSLKALSTTDASLDVVTPRPRAPPIGPYSEFSDIPSRHDYSSHEVHYPRFLYLLPQKLFKYTLSSKSFSEMLPKYISSNFETPDICHAGHIHYDGFGLVPYCRSNEIPLTVMGRGKILNNFYDLSQISRRKIRETLDYADGIFCVSKSLARIANNITETPKATVLPNGADPSRYPTDNEAAIRRELGIDQDTTLIMFCGGYTERKGVEEICDALDNIRNDDVAFVFVGHYGDLRTELLAELKASHHENYRVLWEVPPLGLRRWFATADIFMLPSHAEGRPNTIYESMASETAVVASAVSGIPEQVVDEETGLLIPKKDSDALATALNSLISNSKERERMGTNGKERLVSKGWTWEAHGQRLATLHKSIINDGHLPAAEVLG from the coding sequence ATGTACGATGCAGTCGTAAGCGCGATGAACCATCCAGACCCCTTTAATCCCTACATGGGGCTGTTCAATTTCCGGTCTCTCAAAGCGCTCAGTACGACAGACGCCAGCTTGGATGTTGTAACTCCTCGTCCGAGAGCGCCCCCAATCGGTCCCTATTCCGAGTTCAGTGATATCCCGAGCCGACATGATTACAGTTCTCACGAGGTCCATTATCCCAGATTCCTTTACCTGCTACCACAAAAACTGTTTAAATACACACTCTCATCCAAGTCGTTTTCGGAGATGCTTCCGAAATATATCTCATCGAACTTTGAAACACCAGACATCTGCCATGCTGGCCACATCCACTACGATGGTTTCGGGCTGGTTCCGTATTGCAGGAGCAACGAAATCCCGCTGACAGTCATGGGGCGTGGGAAAATCTTGAATAATTTCTACGACCTCTCACAGATAAGCCGACGGAAGATCAGGGAGACTCTCGATTACGCGGATGGGATATTTTGCGTGAGTAAATCACTCGCACGTATTGCCAACAATATCACTGAAACCCCGAAAGCCACTGTACTCCCCAACGGCGCGGATCCGTCACGGTATCCAACGGATAACGAGGCAGCGATTCGACGAGAACTAGGAATCGACCAAGATACTACGCTCATCATGTTCTGTGGCGGTTATACGGAACGGAAAGGGGTCGAAGAAATCTGTGACGCTCTGGATAACATTCGTAACGACGACGTAGCCTTCGTTTTCGTCGGTCATTACGGTGACCTCCGAACAGAACTCCTCGCCGAACTCAAAGCTAGCCATCACGAGAACTATCGAGTTCTCTGGGAAGTCCCGCCACTGGGTCTTCGTCGATGGTTCGCTACCGCAGATATTTTCATGCTCCCAAGCCACGCAGAAGGCCGGCCGAACACCATATACGAGTCAATGGCCAGCGAAACAGCGGTTGTCGCCTCTGCTGTGTCCGGGATCCCAGAACAGGTTGTAGACGAGGAGACGGGTCTCTTGATCCCGAAAAAAGACTCCGATGCGCTTGCTACCGCTCTGAACAGTCTCATCAGTAATTCAAAAGAGCGAGAACGAATGGGAACAAACGGAAAGGAACGGTTGGTCTCGAAGGGGTGGACGTGGGAGGCACACGGGCAACGACTTGCGACCCTGCACAAATCAATCATCAATGACGGCCACCTCCCCGCGGCTGAAGTCTTAGGGTAA
- a CDS encoding glycosyltransferase family 2 protein: MNESVDAEGATTPLVSAIIPTYGRNERLSRAIQSVLEQTYENIELLVVDDASPTPVRETLDSFDPTVDSSFRILRHDKNRGANAARNTGIRAADGRYVAFLDDDDRWDETKITKQVQAFQQSGSETGVVYTGVRKDGPEGTTVSTPIASGDVMTDLLTGTNFGQFSSVMVDTTVIETAGLPDERLPAWQDREWFVRLAQHAHFRPVRETLTYRQTGLPDSITKKFEEKRDVAYPMLISKHDWVGAEYGTYYERMFIATMRRSLARSAVRANRYREARKYFLLSALANPLYWSVYPHLVASLGGRWSYESIASLRQKVTSGPASGT, encoded by the coding sequence ATGAATGAGTCCGTGGACGCGGAAGGAGCGACAACGCCGCTCGTAAGCGCAATCATACCGACGTACGGCCGGAACGAAAGGCTATCGCGCGCCATCCAGAGTGTTCTAGAGCAGACGTATGAAAACATTGAGTTGCTCGTCGTCGATGACGCATCTCCGACTCCTGTTAGAGAAACGCTGGACTCATTCGATCCGACAGTGGACAGCTCCTTTCGGATCCTCCGCCATGACAAGAACCGGGGAGCGAACGCTGCCAGGAATACGGGTATAAGAGCAGCCGACGGCCGATACGTCGCATTTTTGGACGATGACGACCGGTGGGACGAGACGAAGATTACAAAACAGGTGCAAGCATTTCAGCAGTCTGGCTCGGAGACTGGTGTGGTGTACACCGGCGTTCGGAAGGACGGGCCAGAGGGCACGACAGTGTCGACACCAATCGCATCGGGCGACGTAATGACTGACCTCCTGACCGGCACGAACTTCGGTCAGTTCTCCTCGGTTATGGTCGATACAACGGTCATAGAGACTGCAGGATTACCCGACGAGAGATTGCCTGCTTGGCAAGACCGCGAGTGGTTCGTCCGCCTGGCACAGCACGCACACTTCCGGCCAGTTCGTGAGACGCTGACGTACCGGCAGACCGGCCTCCCCGACAGCATTACGAAGAAATTTGAAGAGAAGCGAGACGTGGCTTATCCAATGCTCATCTCGAAGCATGACTGGGTTGGGGCGGAGTACGGGACCTACTACGAGCGGATGTTTATAGCCACAATGCGTCGCTCGCTGGCACGGTCTGCAGTTAGAGCCAACCGCTATAGGGAGGCTAGAAAGTACTTTCTCTTATCCGCGCTCGCGAATCCGTTGTACTGGTCAGTGTATCCGCATCTGGTTGCGTCGCTCGGTGGGAGATGGTCTTATGAATCGATTGCCTCTCTTCGACAGAAGGTGACTAGCGGTCCTGCTTCCGGTACGTGA
- a CDS encoding IS5-like element ISHwa3 family transposase, translated as MTQISRFTGEIVPISQRVTGDGDESAAPEGGGGFADYALVSLHCLRIYLDTSYRMTIDLLKEMPQITGEIGLEAADLPSPSTLCKAFDRISMSVCRVLLRQSAQLHDPSKHGAIDATFYERSAASRHYCQRISYRVQKLKVTKLVDTDSQAVLDVHCSTNREGSDADLAEQIARRNAGDLRSLAADKGYDKQSLRESLRNLGIRPLIKHRIFAPYDHAHNARIDEQRYNQRSMTETVNSAVKRSLGFAVRARTWFREFREIALMCVVYNIKRAVKQ; from the coding sequence ATGACGCAAATCTCCCGCTTCACTGGCGAGATTGTCCCGATTTCTCAAAGAGTTACTGGCGATGGAGACGAATCCGCCGCCCCGGAAGGTGGCGGCGGATTCGCCGACTATGCGCTCGTCTCCCTCCATTGTCTGCGGATTTACCTCGACACGTCCTACCGGATGACGATAGACCTCCTGAAGGAGATGCCACAAATAACCGGGGAGATCGGCCTCGAAGCGGCCGATCTCCCCTCGCCATCCACGTTGTGTAAGGCGTTCGACCGGATCAGTATGAGCGTCTGCCGAGTGCTGCTGCGCCAGTCGGCGCAGCTGCACGACCCCTCGAAACACGGTGCTATCGACGCAACATTCTACGAACGCTCAGCTGCGAGCCGTCACTACTGCCAGCGAATCAGCTACCGCGTACAGAAGCTGAAGGTCACGAAACTCGTCGATACAGACTCTCAAGCTGTCCTTGACGTTCACTGCTCGACGAACCGAGAAGGAAGCGATGCCGATCTCGCCGAGCAGATCGCCCGCCGGAACGCGGGCGATCTGCGGTCTCTCGCTGCCGACAAAGGCTATGACAAGCAATCGCTCCGCGAATCCCTTCGTAACCTCGGGATTCGCCCGCTCATCAAACATCGTATCTTCGCACCTTACGACCACGCGCACAACGCCAGAATCGACGAACAGCGCTACAATCAGCGCTCGATGACCGAGACTGTGAACTCGGCTGTGAAGCGCTCGCTCGGCTTCGCCGTGCGAGCGCGTACTTGGTTCCGGGAGTTCCGTGAAATCGCGCTGATGTGTGTCGTCTATAACATCAAGCGAGCCGTGAAACAGTGA
- a CDS encoding pentapeptide repeat-containing protein, with translation MNDKKPRIPNSDEVSIDDIYPESDLGGADLSESYLCDVNLSKARLGKADISKANLQEADLSEVSLYNANAHMTRLNGTTLSMANMHSSTFSGARLRGADLSEGILTEANLSEAKLNRADLSKAKLRDADLLNARLRGANLSRANLKRANLTEANLRKADITKAALRSAYLSDAYLKKADLSEAHLVKTDLSNANLESADISDAYLPRADLSGAELKDANLSGADLSEANLSGAELKDANLSRADLSEADLSEADLMDADLSKANLREADLSDANIERANLLSVNLLDADLSKANLEGADLSKARLVNADLSKTELRGADLLKADLANATLTGALLIDTSLSGTLLSRGTSFEPPSQRIKQFSEHENVGLLSNSVEFYDTVARANHELKIAFSENGLIGQARKARVRERKARRREAKADDTFRGTLAYIGSRASQVTTGYGVQLLPVVGVMLMLFLCSAGIYWMTGIGIQESLYYSAITFTTSPPSPPEPGLMRWTAGVETFLGTTAIVFLGYVLGTREQV, from the coding sequence ATGAACGATAAGAAACCTAGAATTCCAAATAGCGATGAGGTTTCCATAGATGATATCTATCCTGAGTCTGATTTGGGCGGAGCCGATCTTTCGGAATCATATCTCTGTGACGTGAACCTTTCAAAAGCAAGGTTAGGGAAAGCTGACATTTCGAAAGCGAACTTACAGGAGGCTGATCTCTCCGAAGTGAGTCTGTATAATGCTAACGCCCATATGACTCGTCTGAATGGGACCACCCTCTCGATGGCAAATATGCATAGTAGTACTTTTTCCGGGGCGAGACTGCGTGGGGCTGACCTTTCAGAAGGGATATTGACTGAAGCTAATCTTTCGGAAGCGAAATTAAATAGAGCTGACCTCTCGAAAGCAAAATTGCGTGATGCCGACCTTCTAAATGCAAGACTGAGGGGTGCAAATCTCTCAAGGGCTAACCTGAAGAGAGCAAATCTGACAGAAGCGAATCTGAGAAAAGCTGATATTACGAAGGCAGCTCTAAGAAGTGCCTACCTCTCGGATGCATACTTGAAGAAGGCAGACCTTTCTGAGGCACACTTGGTGAAAACAGATCTCTCAAATGCGAATCTAGAGAGTGCAGACATCTCGGATGCATATCTGCCGAGAGCTGACCTTTCGGGAGCTGAATTGAAGGATGCAAATCTTTCGGGAGCGGACTTGTCTGAAGCAAACCTTTCGGGAGCTGAGTTGAAGGATGCAAATCTTTCGAGAGCAGACTTGTCTGAAGCAGACCTCTCGGAAGCAGACTTGATGGATGCAGATTTGTCGAAGGCAAACCTCCGAGAGGCAGACCTCTCAGATGCAAATATAGAGAGGGCGAATCTTCTGAGTGTGAACCTACTGGATGCTGATCTCTCGAAGGCGAATTTAGAGGGGGCTGACCTTTCGAAGGCAAGGTTAGTCAATGCTGACCTCTCAAAGACGGAACTACGTGGAGCTGATCTCTTGAAGGCTGATCTAGCCAATGCGACTTTGACAGGTGCTCTGTTGATCGACACATCACTCTCCGGCACGTTACTTTCTCGGGGTACCAGCTTTGAACCGCCAAGTCAGCGAATCAAACAGTTTTCCGAACATGAAAATGTTGGGTTACTATCTAATTCAGTTGAGTTCTATGATACTGTTGCACGAGCAAACCACGAGTTGAAGATAGCATTCAGCGAGAACGGGTTGATTGGCCAAGCCCGAAAGGCCCGTGTTCGGGAGCGCAAGGCACGCCGACGAGAAGCTAAAGCCGATGACACATTCCGAGGAACGTTGGCATACATTGGGTCGCGAGCGTCACAGGTGACCACTGGATATGGTGTTCAGTTACTCCCCGTAGTTGGAGTTATGCTAATGCTGTTTCTCTGTTCCGCTGGTATCTATTGGATGACTGGTATTGGTATTCAGGAGAGTCTATACTATAGTGCGATTACGTTCACTACATCACCTCCCTCTCCACCTGAGCCAGGACTGATGCGATGGACAGCGGGGGTTGAGACATTCCTTGGAACTACGGCCATCGTCTTCTTAGGATACGTACTGGGTACCCGCGAACAGGTCTGA